A window from Felis catus isolate Fca126 chromosome B1, F.catus_Fca126_mat1.0, whole genome shotgun sequence encodes these proteins:
- the THAP1 gene encoding THAP domain-containing protein 1 isoform X1, whose protein sequence is MVQSCSAYGCKNRYDKDKPVSFHKFPLTRPSLCKKWEAAVRRKNFKPTKYSSICSEHFTPDCFKRECNNKLLKENAVPTIFLCTEPHDKKEDLLEPQEQLPPPPLTPPISQVDAAIGLLMPPLQTPDNLSVFCDHNYTVEDTMHQRKRIHQLEQQVEKLRKKLKTAQQRCRRQERQLEKLKEVVHFQKEKDDISERGYVILPNDYFEIVEVPA, encoded by the exons ATGGTGCAGTCCTGTTCCGCCTACGGCTGCAAGAACCGATATGATAAGGATAAGCCCGTTTCTTTCCACAA GTTTCCTCTTACAAGACCCAGTCTTTGTAAAAAATGGGAGGCAGCTGTcagaagaaaaaactttaaaCCCACCAAGTATAGCAGTATTTGTTCAGAACACTTTACTCCAGACTGCTTTAAGAGGGAGTGCAACAACAAGTTGCTGAAAGAGAATGCAGTGCCCACGATATTTCTCTGTACTGAGCCACATGACAAG AAGGAAGATCTTCTGGAGCCACAAGAACAGCTTCCCCCGCCTCCTTTAACACCTCCCATTTCCCAGGTTGATGCTGCTATTGGATTACTAATGCCTCCCCTTCAGACCCCTGATAATCTCTCAGTTTTCTGTGACCACAACTATACTGTGGAGGATACAATGCACCAGAGAAAAAGGATTCATCAGCTAGAACAACAAGTTGAAAAACTCCGAAAGAAGCTTAAGACCGCACAGCAGCGATGCAGAAGACAAGAACGACaacttgaaaaattaaaggaGGTTGTTCACTTCCAGAAGGAGAAGGACGACATATCAGAGAGAGGTTATGTGATTCTACCAAATGACTACTTTGAAATAGTTGAAGTGCCAgcataa
- the THAP1 gene encoding THAP domain-containing protein 1 isoform X2: MSHGPAQVVRSSKPRGIWISLLGFPLTRPSLCKKWEAAVRRKNFKPTKYSSICSEHFTPDCFKRECNNKLLKENAVPTIFLCTEPHDKKEDLLEPQEQLPPPPLTPPISQVDAAIGLLMPPLQTPDNLSVFCDHNYTVEDTMHQRKRIHQLEQQVEKLRKKLKTAQQRCRRQERQLEKLKEVVHFQKEKDDISERGYVILPNDYFEIVEVPA; this comes from the exons ATGTCTCACGGCCCAGCGCAGGTCGTGAGGTCCTCCAAGCCGAGAGGCATCTGGATTTCACTCCTGGG GTTTCCTCTTACAAGACCCAGTCTTTGTAAAAAATGGGAGGCAGCTGTcagaagaaaaaactttaaaCCCACCAAGTATAGCAGTATTTGTTCAGAACACTTTACTCCAGACTGCTTTAAGAGGGAGTGCAACAACAAGTTGCTGAAAGAGAATGCAGTGCCCACGATATTTCTCTGTACTGAGCCACATGACAAG AAGGAAGATCTTCTGGAGCCACAAGAACAGCTTCCCCCGCCTCCTTTAACACCTCCCATTTCCCAGGTTGATGCTGCTATTGGATTACTAATGCCTCCCCTTCAGACCCCTGATAATCTCTCAGTTTTCTGTGACCACAACTATACTGTGGAGGATACAATGCACCAGAGAAAAAGGATTCATCAGCTAGAACAACAAGTTGAAAAACTCCGAAAGAAGCTTAAGACCGCACAGCAGCGATGCAGAAGACAAGAACGACaacttgaaaaattaaaggaGGTTGTTCACTTCCAGAAGGAGAAGGACGACATATCAGAGAGAGGTTATGTGATTCTACCAAATGACTACTTTGAAATAGTTGAAGTGCCAgcataa